A single region of the Sorghum bicolor cultivar BTx623 chromosome 7, Sorghum_bicolor_NCBIv3, whole genome shotgun sequence genome encodes:
- the LOC8070077 gene encoding uncharacterized protein LOC8070077, with translation MEERRRPRARGSGRRPSPRAAGTALRRKKVRELRRLVPGGEEAPAGALLVRAADYIVRLRARVELLRALAAVYDDVDVAAAAPSPLELAVADDDGADAASADADAWAA, from the coding sequence ATGGAGGAGAGGCGGAGGCCCCGCGCCCGCGGGAGCGGGAGGCGTCCGTCGCCGCGCGCGGCCGGCACAGCGCTGCGCCGGAAGAAGGTGCGGGAGCTGCGGCGCCTGGTGCCCGGCGGGGAGGAGGCGCCCGCGGGGGCACTGCTCGTCCGCGCGGCCGACTACATCGTGCGGCTCCGGGCCAGGGTCGAGCTCCTCCGCGCACTCGCGGCCGTCTACGACGACGtcgacgtcgccgccgccgcgccgtcgcCGCTGGAACTGGCCGTGGCCGACGACGACGGTGCGGACGCCGCTAGCGCCGACGCTGATGCGTGGGCGGCATGA